The following are encoded together in the Citrus sinensis cultivar Valencia sweet orange chromosome 1, DVS_A1.0, whole genome shotgun sequence genome:
- the LOC102626546 gene encoding uncharacterized protein LOC102626546: protein MERRGIAIVNSDHKPTIMVTNDDGIDAPGLRSLVRVLVSTNRYTVQVCAPDSEKSAVSHSITWRHPISARPADFDGVTAYAVSGTPADCASLGVSQALFPSVPDLVISGINMGSNCGYHVVYSGTVAGAREAFFHGVPSVSISYDWVGGKSNVNDYTLAAEACLPIINAILAEIRNQTYPERCFLNIDLPTDIPNNKGYKLTKQGTSIFKMGWRRVTSEMQGGKMLSTMTMDTDSAVTIETDTSTPLEEDLLFRREVRGAHIADPDTDWQFLREGYITVTPIGALSNADMESLLYFKDWLPVVAEHESSSAL, encoded by the exons ATGGAGCGTCGTGGAATCGCTATTGTTAACTCCGATCACAAGCCAACGATTATGGTCACCAACGACGACGGGATCGACGCGCCTGGTTTGCGTTCCCTCGTCCGCGTTCTCGTCTCCACCAATCGCTACACCGTCCAAGTCTGCGCCCCCGATTC AGAAAAATCGGCTGTTAGTCATAGTATTACTTGGCGTCACCCAATTTCGGCCAGACCAGCAGATTTTGATGGAGTTACAGCCTATGCCGTGTCTG gAACTCCAGCAGATTGTGCATCGTTGGGTGTCTCGCAAGCACTCTTTCCTTCGGTCCCTGACCTG GTAATCAGTGGCATAAACATGGGTAGCAACTGTGGTTATCATGT TGTTTACTCTGGGACAGTTGCAGGTGCTCGAGAGGCTTTCTTTCATGGTGTACCGTCTGTCTCTATATCATACGACTG GGTTGGAGGTAAGAGCAATGTTAATGATTACACACTCGCTGCTGAGGCTTGTTTACCTATTATAAATGCAATACTGGCCGAGATCAGGAATCAAACTTATCCTGAAAGATGCTTTCTAAACATAGATCTACCTACAGATATTCCTAATAATAAG GGGTATAAACTTACTAAGCAGGGTACGAGCATATTCAAAATGGGGTGGAGACGAGTCACTTCTGAGATGCAAGGAGGGAAGATGTTATCAACAATGACAATGGACACAGATTCAGCAGTTACAATTGAAACAGATACATCTACCCCATTGGAAGAAGACCTTCTGTTTCGTAGGGAG GTAAGAGGGGCCCACATTGCTGATCCTGATACAGATTGGCAATTTCTTCGAGAAGGATAT ATTACCGTCACTCCTATTGGAGCCCTCTCTAATGCAGATATGGAGTCCCTACTCTACTTCAAAGATTGGCTGCCAGTTGTGGCTGAACATGAATCTTCATCTGCTTTGTAA
- the LOC127903722 gene encoding uncharacterized protein LOC127903722, which produces MSNRKRKLIVDEGDEESGDSGFDVPIPTDNLGPSSSIGHSHGRSTLEYPRPLVISPSPELELVGNRGGPASGSGENHSSGGVGFPEGVGDGEGSSSGPSQPAQKRHLGHRVEADSYPIDFLACATTPTDLFKLRNLYNIPNEILLVVPGKGDVPSRPPKGYVTMHLESFKLGARLPLQPYFAKILSGMHLAPGQLHPNGWRVLSAMFVLWERCGLEEPSLVEVKHLYQLRSSPKEAGWYYFMSSSAKRKPITGFPSSCKNWKNKFFFAGGKWCPAVRSLESWGLIGGLEDRPLLQVEPALVNASTCQDLLSPTNLVGSGLVDLAAGMDNKILSAMSRKRGRAPSSSSNPPPPPKKPSVGPSKAPIPALPPPPPRKSGGDKTSDKGPEVSLQSGDRSSPLPSRDQGDYLSPYQKDYKRSVGPKMVKDIESMSLSELAASVQRVSFRLATMVSCYKTGSARHEKKLQADNQELKKKADSADRSKEKLAELNKLNMELEEKVAVAESTSSQLEGELGDLRSDLQATQVERETLRATLEEEIKSLGEQLAEEKGKSADVDDRLDAEYDSGVAFSYKCIMSVLKDEYPELDMSKLEAGVQRYMAGVDQADKEQGEQEQVDAPSDGVQEGEAGLRVFEVGQGSVPPPPEIADLPPPGTTDPSPAEAAVPPNP; this is translated from the exons ATGTCAAATCGGAAGAGGAAGTTGATTGTTGATGAGGGTGATGAAGAGTCAGGGGACTCAGGCTTCGATGTGCCAATACCCACTGATAACTTAGGACCCTCCAGTAGTATAGGTCATTCCCATGGCAGGAGTACCCTTGAATACCCACGCCCTTTGGTTATCTCTCCTTCCCCCGAATTAGAGCTTGTAGGGAATAGAGGTGGACCTGCGTCGGGCTCTGGTGAGAATCACAGTTCTGGTGGGGTTGGGTTCCCTGAAGGAGTAGGTGATGGTGAGGGAAGCAGCTCCGGACCGAGCCAACCTGCTCAGAAAAGGCACCTAGGTCATAGGGTGGAGGCTGATTCCTACCCTATTGATTTCCTGGCTTGCGCCACTACCCCCACcgatttatttaaacttaggAATCTCTACAACATCCCCAACGAGATTCTTCTTGTAGTTCCTGGAAAAGGGGATGTCCCCAGTCGGCCTCCGAAAGGGTATGTGACGATGCACTTGGAGAGTTTCAAACTAGGAGCTCGGCTGCCCCTCCAACCTTATTTTGCTAAGATACTGAGTGGTATGCACCTGGCCCCAGGTCAGCTACACCCAAATGGGTGGAGGGTTCTCTCGGCAATGTTTGTGTTGTGGGAGAGGTGCGGGTTGGAGGAGCCTTCCCTTGTTGAAGTGAAACATCTGTATCAGCTGCGGAGTAGCCCGAAGGAGGCGGGCTGGTACTACTTTATGTCCAGTTCTGCAAAGAGGAAACCGATCACTGGGTTTCCATCTTCTTGcaaaaattggaagaacaaattcttctttgctggAGGGAAATGGTGCCCAGCAGTTCGGTCGCTTG AGTCGTGGGGTCTGATCGGGGGGCTTGAAGATCGACCCTTGCTTCAGGTGGAACCTGCTCTGGTGAACGCTTCTACCTGCCAAGACCTCCTGTCTCCAACAAACCTGGTCGGTTCGGGCCTAGTGGATTTAGCCGCTGGAATGGATAACAAGATCCTCAGCGCGATGAGCAGGAAGCGTGGTCGGGCTCCGAGCAGCTCTAGCaaccctcctcctcctccgaAGAAACCTAGCGTTGGTCCTTCTAAGGCGCCTATTCCTGCTCTGCCTCCTCCTCCACCTCGTAAGAGTGGTGGGGATAAAACCTCCGACAAGGGCCCTGAGGTCAGCTTGCAGTCTGGGGACCGATCTTCTCCTCTCCCGTCTCGGGATCAAGGTGATTACCTGAGTCCATATCAGAAAGACTATAAAAGATCGGTTGGGCCCAAGATGGTGAAGGACATCGAGAGCATGAGCCTCTCCGAGTTGGCTGCTTCTGTTCAGAGAGTTTCCTTCAGGCTGGCCACAATGGTCTCGTGCTACAAGACCGGGTCCGCGCGTCATGAGAAGAAGCTTCAAGCCGACAATCaggagttgaagaagaaggcTGACTCTGCTGATCGCTCCAAGGAGAAGCTGGCTGAGCTGAACAAGCTGAATATGGAGCTAGAGGAGAAAGTTGCAGTTGCTGAGTCCACTTCCTCCCAGCTTGAGGGCGAGTTGGGTGACCTGAGATCTGATCTTCAGGCTACTCAAGTTGAAAGGGAAACTCTGAGGGCCACCCTTGAGGAGGAAATTAAATCCTTGGGTGAGCAGCTGGCTGAGGAGAAAGGCAAATCCGCTGATGTGGACGACCGGCTGGATGCCGAGTATGATTCTGGGGTTGCCTTCTCCTATAAGTGTATCATGTCTGTGCTTAAGGATGAATATCCCGAGCTGGACATGAGCAAGCTGGAGGCCGGAGTGCAGCGGTATATGGCGGGGGTCGACCAAGCAGATAAGGAGCAAGGTGAGCAGGAACAGGTGGATGCTCCTTCGGATGGGGTGCAGGAGGGAGAAGCTGGGCTGCGTGTCTTTGAAGTGGGACAGGGGTCCGTGCCCCCTCCTCCCGAGATTGCTGACCTCCCACCTCCCGGGACAACAGATCCTTCACCTGCTGAAGCCGCTGTCCCTCCTAATCCTTAG